In Drosophila nasuta strain 15112-1781.00 chromosome 2R, ASM2355853v1, whole genome shotgun sequence, a single genomic region encodes these proteins:
- the LOC132785541 gene encoding glutathione S-transferase D5-like: MDLYYLPFASPSRAVVMTAAAVGVTPNRIVVNTYEKEQLKPEYLKINPQHTVPTLVDNGFSVWESRAIMVYLAEKYGKDDSLFPKDPQKQAVVNQRLHFDLGVLTQAFGEYYYPIFRDEAPADPEKFKKVEAAFEFLNTFLEGEKYVAGDHFTVADIAILVTVTTYLAVNFKIDSYPNVLKWYNSVQKEAPGWEENVEAAKEYTKRLEAAQKK; the protein is encoded by the coding sequence ATGGACCTGTATTATTTGCCCTTCGCATCACCCAGCCGCGCTGTCGTCATGACCGCCGCCGCAGTCGGCGTCACGCCCAACAGAATCGTAGTGAACACCTACGAGAAGGAGCAACTGAAGCCAGAGTATCTGAAGATCAATCCTCAGCATACTGTTCCCACTCTCGTGGACAATGGCTTCTCCGTTTGGGAGTCGCGTGCTATCATGGTCTATCTGGCTGAGAAGTACGGCAAGGATGATTCTCTCTTCCCCAAGGATCCTCAGAAGCAGGCTGTGGTCAACCAGCGTCTTCACTTCGATTTGGGTGTTCTAACTCAAGCCTTCGGTGAATATTACTACCCCATTTTCCGTGATGAGGCTCCCGCTGATCCCGAGAAATTCAAAAAGGTCGAGGCTGCCTTTGAGTTCCTGAACACCTTCTTGGAAGGTGAAAAGTACGTTGCTGGCGATCACTTCACAGTTGCCGATATTGCCATCCTCGTTACTGTGACAACCTACTTGGCTGTCAACTTCAAGATCGACAGCTATCCCAACGTACTGAAGTGGTACAACAGTGTTCAGAAGGAGGCTCCTGGCTGGGAGGAGAACGTTGAGGCTGCCAAGGAATACACAAAGCGTTTGGAGGCAGCACAGAAGAAGTAA
- the LOC132784214 gene encoding LOW QUALITY PROTEIN: glutathione S-transferase 1-1 (The sequence of the model RefSeq protein was modified relative to this genomic sequence to represent the inferred CDS: deleted 1 base in 1 codon), whose protein sequence is MVDFYYLPGSSPCRSVIMTAKAVGVELNKKLLNLQAGEHLKPEFLKINPQHTIPTLVDNGFALWESRAILVYLVEKYGKTDSLYPKCPKKRALINQRLYFDMGTLYQSFANYYYPQVFAKAPADPEAFKKIEAAFDFLNTFLEGQEYAAGDSLTVADIALVASVSTFEVAGFEISKYANVNKWYENAKKVTPGWDENWAGCVEFKKYFE, encoded by the exons ATGGTTGACTTCTACTATCTGCCCGGCTCCTCGCCCTGCCGCTCCGTCATCATGACAGCCAAGGCTGTTGGTGTTGAGCTCAACAAGAAGCTGCTCAACCTGCAGGCCGGCGAGCACCTGAAGCCAGAGTTCTTGAAGATCAAC CCCCAGCACACCATTCCCACATTGGTGGACAACGGTTTCGCCCTGTGGGAATCGCGCGCTATTCTCGTCTACCTGGTGGAGAAGTACGGCAAGACCGACTCCCTGTACCCCAAGTGCCCCAAGAAGCGCGCTCTGATCAACCAGCGCCTGTACTTCGACATGGGCACTCTGTACCAGAGCTTTGCCAACTACTACTATCCCCAGGTCTTCGCCAAGGCCCCTGCTGATCCAGAGGCCTTCAAGAAGATTGAGGCTGCCTTCGACTTCCTGAACACCTTCCTCGAGGGTCAGGAGTATGCTGCTGGTGACTCGCTTACCGTTGCCGATATTGCTCTGGTTGCCTCCGTTTCTACCTTTGAGGTGGCTGGCTTCGAGATCAGCAAGTATGCCAATGTGAACAAGTGGTACGAGAACGCCAAGAAGGTCACTCCCGGCTGGGATGAGAACTGGGCCGGTTGCGTGGAGTTCAAGAAATACTTCGAATAA